The following proteins are encoded in a genomic region of Candidatus Aminicenantes bacterium:
- a CDS encoding 4Fe-4S dicluster domain-containing protein yields the protein MTRSTARSLRVLRVLSQVVFLVGFFALLVAGSRLFFYFDPLLFVLNFLATGTVLKVFLWSLTPVALTLVFGRFFCGWVCPLGTLHQFSTWLGIRGKKKKIEPVPHRALRIKYVVLILVVVMALMGTHIGGWLDPLSLLTRSTAVSLAPAANHGLNQLVKGGAEEGGVTATVLKPAYRLARRHVLTTEQRAFAQSALIGLILLIILALNLWRRRFYCNSLCPLGALYALISRFSLMRLKTGDHCKSCNVCAAHCTYGGSPYKDYHKADCLVCFNCAVDCPHDAVATEFSYPSSRQSRTPLDLGRRRVLGGVVAGLVVGALPAVGPRARQKIHGFIRPPGAVKEKQFLEKCVRCGQCMQVCPTNVIQPAALETGADGLWTPVLRPNLGYCEYECNRCTEVCPTRAIEPLDLQQKKEFKIGTAVIDRNRCYTYADGYNCAVCEEHCPVPEKAIHFREVELWNFEGRLVKVNQIYVVPDLCIGCGICQNVCPRSDAPAIFVTAEEEQREFSYY from the coding sequence ATGACCCGGTCCACGGCGCGTTCCCTGCGCGTATTGCGCGTCCTGTCTCAGGTGGTTTTCCTGGTTGGGTTTTTTGCCTTGCTGGTAGCCGGTTCCCGCCTGTTCTTTTATTTTGACCCCCTGCTCTTTGTGCTGAACTTCCTGGCAACGGGCACGGTCCTGAAAGTATTCCTCTGGTCATTGACCCCGGTGGCGCTGACCCTGGTGTTCGGGCGCTTTTTCTGCGGCTGGGTGTGTCCCCTGGGCACCTTGCATCAGTTCTCTACCTGGCTGGGCATCCGCGGCAAAAAAAAGAAGATCGAGCCGGTTCCCCACCGCGCCCTGCGCATCAAGTACGTTGTGCTGATCCTGGTGGTGGTGATGGCGTTGATGGGAACCCACATCGGCGGCTGGCTGGATCCACTCTCACTGCTCACCCGTAGCACCGCCGTCTCCCTGGCCCCGGCCGCCAACCACGGACTCAACCAACTGGTTAAGGGCGGGGCCGAAGAAGGGGGCGTTACGGCAACGGTTCTCAAACCCGCCTATCGCCTGGCCCGCCGCCACGTGCTGACAACCGAACAACGCGCGTTCGCCCAATCGGCGCTGATCGGCCTGATCCTGCTCATTATTCTGGCGCTGAACCTGTGGCGACGGCGTTTTTACTGCAACTCCCTCTGCCCCCTGGGCGCGCTTTACGCCCTGATCTCCCGCTTCAGCCTGATGCGTTTGAAAACCGGGGACCACTGCAAGTCCTGTAATGTCTGTGCGGCCCATTGCACCTACGGCGGCAGCCCCTACAAAGACTATCACAAAGCCGACTGCCTGGTTTGCTTTAACTGCGCCGTGGACTGCCCCCATGACGCCGTGGCCACTGAATTCTCATACCCGTCTTCCAGGCAGAGCCGGACCCCGCTGGACCTGGGCCGGCGCCGGGTCCTGGGCGGCGTGGTGGCGGGGCTGGTGGTCGGGGCCCTGCCCGCGGTGGGGCCACGCGCGCGGCAAAAAATCCACGGATTCATCCGGCCGCCGGGAGCGGTCAAGGAAAAGCAATTTTTAGAGAAATGCGTGCGTTGCGGGCAATGCATGCAGGTCTGTCCCACCAACGTGATCCAGCCCGCGGCCCTGGAAACCGGTGCGGATGGCTTGTGGACCCCGGTGCTGCGCCCGAACCTCGGCTATTGCGAATACGAATGCAACCGCTGCACCGAGGTCTGCCCCACCCGCGCCATTGAACCACTGGATCTTCAACAAAAGAAAGAGTTCAAGATCGGCACCGCGGTGATCGATCGCAATCGCTGCTACACCTACGCGGACGGTTACAATTGCGCGGTATGCGAAGAGCACTGCCCGGTTCCCGAGAAAGCCATCCATTTCCGGGAAGTGGAATTATGGAACTTCGAGGGCCGCCTCGTGAAAGTCAACCAGATCTACGTGGTGCCGGATCTTTGTATCGGCTGCGGCATCTGCCAGAATGTCTGCCCCCGTTCGGATGCCCCGGCCATTTTCGTGACCGCGGAAGAAGAGCAACGGGAATTCAGTTATTATTGA